From a region of the Lactuca sativa cultivar Salinas chromosome 4, Lsat_Salinas_v11, whole genome shotgun sequence genome:
- the LOC111894461 gene encoding ubiquitin receptor RAD23c-like, giving the protein MKMKVFVKTLKGTHFEIEVKLEDTVDDVKKNIESVQGSDVYPAAQQMLIHQGKVLEDDTTMEQNKVSENSFMVIMLSKNKSSAADPLPTPVAAAAAAPPPQPPSSTTNTNPPPSETLYHEAASHMVEGINIPGTINRILQMGGGSWDRITVVRSLHAAFNNPERAVEYLYSGIPDTPDLPLVNGAGAPPPPAVNPPPPTGSNANSLNLFPQGAPAGAGAGGNLDFLRDSPIFQALRSRVRADPQILQPMLQELRSQNPELAGLLHERQADIISMIFESVEGGEDELGWRHPASGVSESFTLTSENMGAIDRLEAMGFNRSVVCDVFLACDKNEEVVANYLLDHMHEFEH; this is encoded by the exons ATGAAGATGAAGGTTTTCGTAAAAACATTGAAGGGGACGCACTTTGAAATCGAAGTGAAACTCGAAGACACG GTTGATGATGTGAAAAAAAATATAGAAAGTGTTCAGGGATCAGATGTATATCCAGCTGCACAACAGATGCTTATCCATCAGGGTAAAGTGTTGGAAGATGACACCACCATGGAACAAAACAAAGTTTCTGAAAACAGTTTTATGGTCATCATGTTATCAAAG AACAAGAGCTCCGCCGCTGATCCTCTTCCCACTCCAGTGGCGGCAGCGGCAGCGGCACCACCCCCTCAACCGCCGTCATCCACCACAAACACAAATCCGCCTCCATCTGAGACTCTATACCACGAAGCAGCATCACATATGGTTGAAGGAATCAATATACCAGGCACAATCAACCGGATTCTTCAGATGGGTGGAGGTTCATGGGACAGAATCACCGTCGTCCGTTCCCTTCATGCTGCTTTCAACAACCCAGAAAGAGCCGTTGAATATCTCTATTCCGGCATACCCGACACACCTGATCTTCCTCTAGTCAACGGTGCCGGAGCTCCACCACCGCCAGCTgtaaacccaccaccaccaactgGATCAAATGCAAATTCGTTGAATCTCTTCCCTCAAGGTGCTCCCGCCGGTGCAGGTGCAGGTGGAAATCTTGATTTCCTGCGCGACAGTCCAATTTTTCAAGCTTTGCGATCAAGGGTGCGAGCTGATCCTCAAATCTTAcag CCAATGCTCCAAGAATTGAGGAGCCAAAATCCGGAGCTGGCTGGACTACTCCATGAGCGCCAAGCTGATATCATTAGCATGATCTTTGAATCTGTTGAAGGAGGAGA GGATGAATTGGGATGGAGACATCCGGCGTCAGGGGTATCTGAGTCTTTTACACTTACAAGTGAGAACATGGGCGCAATTGACCGT cTTGAAGCGATGGGATTTAACAGGTCGGTGGTATGTGATGTGTTTTTGGCTTGCGATAAGAATGAAGAGGTGGTTGCCAATTACCTGCTGGACCACATGCATGAGTTTGAACATTGA
- the LOC111894372 gene encoding protein NRT1/ PTR FAMILY 3.1, whose amino-acid sequence MEDTNSKTRRHGQRVKGGIITMPFIFANEVGEKLAVVGFQTNMISYLTQQLHMPMTKAANTLTNFSGTGSLTPLLGAFMADSFAGRFWTITVASIIYQIGMISLTLSAVLPNLKPPPCKTGENCEEPSTGQLAILYISLFLTAVGSGGIRPCVVAFGADQFDETDEKQKTNTWKFFNWYYFCMGASMLVAVTVIVYIQDNVGWGWGLGIPSMAMVFSITTFVIGYPLYRNMVPSGSPFTRLIQVCVAACRKRNLDMVSDDLLYENEELDASISVSGKLLHTKQMKFLDKAAIVTKEDNAKGQSKPNLWRLNTIHRVEELKSLIRMGPIWAAGILLITAYAQQNTFSLQQAKTMNRTLTKSFQIPAGSMTVFTLTSMLTTIVFYDRVFVPIARKLTGLERGISFLSRMAIGFCISVLATLVAGFIEIKRKNAAFEHGLIDKPHETIPISVFWLVPQYSLHGIAEAFMSIGHLEFFYDQAPESMRSTAIGVFWMAIAAGNYLSTLLVTMVHKLSAGHDGSNWLPDDNLNKGRLEYFYWLITLLQALNLVYYLFCAKFYTLKPIEVAHSRRVDEDDTNGKGDGVELVMNV is encoded by the exons ATGGAAGACACGAATTCCAAAACACGACGCCATGGTCAAAGAGTCAAGGGTGGTATCATCACCATGCCCTTCATCTTCG CAAACGAGGTTGGCGAGAAGTTAGCCGTGGTTGGATTTCAAACAAACATGATTAGCTACTTAACACAACAACTTCATATGCCGATGACTAAAGCCGCCAACACTCTCACCAACTTTAGCGGCACCGGAAGTTTGACACCGTTGCTCGGAGCTTTCATGGCGGATTCTTTCGCCGGCCGCTTTTGGACCATCACCGTCGCCTCCATCATTTACCAAATA GGAATGATATCTTTGACATTATCAGCGGTGTTACCAAACTTAAAACCGCCGCCATGTAAAACCGGTGAAAACTGTGAAGAACCCAGCACGGGTCAACTCGCGATTCTTTACATATCGCTATTCTTAACGGCGGTTGGGTCAGGCGGAATCCGGCCGTGTGTGGTGGCGTTTGGGGCGGATCAGTTTGATGAAACGGATGAGAAACAGAAGACGAACACGTGGAAGTTTTTTAACTGGTATTATTTCTGCATGGGGGCGTCGATGTTAGTGGCTGTGACTGTGATTGTTTATATTCAAGATAATGTTGGGTGGGGTTGGGGTCTTGGGATTCCTTCCATGGCTATGGTGTTTTCGATTACTACTTTTGTGATCGGGTATCCATTGTATCGGAATATGGTTCCTTCGGGTAGCCCGTTTACCCGGTTGATACAAGTGTGTGTTGCTGCTTGTAGAAAGAGAAACTTGGATATGGTTTCTGATGATTTGCTTTATGAGAATGAAGAACTTGATGCCTCCATTTCGGTTTCTGGGAAGCTTCTTCACACTAAACAAATGAA ATTCCTGGACAAGGCTGCGATTGTCACCAAAGAAGACAATGCAAAAGGGCAATCTAAACCTAATTTATGGCGATTGAACACAATCCATCGAGTCGAAGAACTAAAGTCACTGATCAGAATGGGGCCAATTTGGGCAGCTGGGATTCTTCTAATCACAGCTTACGCACAACAAAACACCTTCTCCCTCCAACAAGCCAAAACAATGAACAGAACCCTAACAAAATCCTTCCAAATCCCAGCAGGATCCATGACTGTTTTTACCTTAACCTCAATGCTAACCACCATCGTCTTCTACGATCGTGTTTTCGTCCCCATCGCACGTAAACTCACAGGGCTAGAACGGGGGATTTCGTTTCTTAGCAGAATGGCAATCGGGTTCTGTATATCGGTTCTTGCCACATTGGTTGCTGGATTCATTGAAATAAAGCGCAAAAATGCAGCTTTTGAACATGGGTTGATAGACAAGCCTCATGAAACGATTCCAATTTCGGTTTTCTGGTTGGTACCTCAGTACTCCCTTCATGGTATCGCTGAAGCTTTTATGTCAATTGGGCATCTGGAATTTTTCTACGATCAGGCTCCGGAGAGCATGAGAAGCACTGCAATCGGAGTGTTTTGGATGGCGATTGCTGCTGGAAATTACCTAAGTACCCTTCTCGTCACCATGGTGCATAAATTGAGTGCAGGTCACGACGGATCAAACTGGCTGCCGGATGATAATCTGAATAAAGGAAGGTTGGAATATTTTTACTGGTTGATAACATTGCTTCAAGCTCTTAACCTGGTTTACTACTTGTTTTGTGCAAAATTCTATACTTTGAAGCCTATTGAGGTTGCTCATAGTCGTAGGGTTGATGAAGATGATACTAATGGTAAAGGTGATGGGGTTGAGCTAGTAATGAATGTGTAG
- the LOC111894399 gene encoding lipoamide acyltransferase component of branched-chain alpha-keto acid dehydrogenase complex, mitochondrial: MSNKSIIGEGDERLPNGLNKLYNVKGHYFSSNAEDSQHAGGIIDVPLAQTGEGIAECELLKWFVQDSVGETLLQLVVEDSAVPFNDSDASVVSDGSKFDEHKLELRKSHANDNLSTPVVRSLAKQHGIDLADVTGSGKHGRILKEDVLKYGVEKGIVDDKPAFNPTSIEPMSGPEEQLQEMVESLYHDKIFSQRAYQRAMVRSMTTAASVPHFHYVEEINCDGLMKLKSTFQKENTDLDIKFTFLPMLINSLSSVHLCCKLIF, translated from the exons ATGTCTAATAAATCCATCATAGGTGAAGGTGATGAAAGGCTGCCTAATGGA TTGAACAAGCTGTACAATGTTAAGGGGCACTACTTTTCAAGTAATGCAGAGGATAGTCAACACGCTGGTGGCATTATAGATGTACCTTTAGCACAAACTGGTGAAGGTATTGCAGAatgtgaactcctcaaatggtttgTCCAAGATTCT GTTGGAGAAACTCTATTACAGTTGGTAGTTGAAGATTCTGCTGTTCCATTTAATGATTCTGATGCATCAGTAGTTTCTGATGGATCAAAGTTTGATGAACACAAGCTAGAGCTCAGAAAGAGTCatgcaaatgacaatttatcCACCCCTGTTGTTAGAAGTCTTGCAAAGCAACATGGTATTGATTTAGCTGATGTCACTGGAAGTGGTAAACATGGAAGAATATTGAAAGAAGATGTATTAAAATATGGTGTAGAAAAAGGAATTGTTGATGACAAACCTGCTTTTAATCCTACTTCTATCGAACCCATGTCTGGACCTGAAGAACAACTTCAAGAGATGGTTGAATCGCTTTATCATGATAAGATATTCTCTCaaag GGCTTATCAACGTGCAATGGTTAGGTCAATGACTACAGCTGCTAGTGTTCCTCATTTTCATTATGTGGAAGAAATAAACTGTGATGGGCTTATGAAACTTAAATCAACTTTCCAGAAAGAGAATACTGATCTAGATATTAAATTCACATTCCTTCCTATGTTAATAAATTCATTATCCTCTGTTCATTTATGTTGTAAACTCATATtttaa
- the LOC111894436 gene encoding uncharacterized protein LOC111894436, protein MESLSSKKRVRFDSDESEYNSVKAQRTRDDLLEVLDDSDSDLDSIMKSFENEISKLPESFADCDSVSGESRPDLGFLFEASDDELGLPPTELTSVESEKFGISVEVGEVWDQISSYDAFEYGFGYAGEDATVSAAYNGGEYVALDGLFDYTDVGFRCRNRNCHRSRKLCRLSE, encoded by the coding sequence atggaATCGTTGAGTAGCAAGAAACGAGTTCGGTTCGACTCGGACGAGTCCGAATACAACTCCGTCAAGGCGCAGAGAACCAGAGACGATCTTCTCGAAGTTCTCGATGATTCAGACTCAGACCTTGACTCGATCATGAAGAGTTTCGAAAACGAAATATCTAAACTTCCTGAATCTTTCGCCGACTGTGATTCCGTGTCGGGGGAGTCCCGGCCGGATCTCGGATTTCTCTTCGAGGCGTCGGATGACGAACTCGGATTGCCTCCTACTGAGCTAACTTCGGTTGAGTCGGAGAAGTTCGGAATTTCTGTTGAAGTTGGAGAAGTATGGGATCAGATATCTAGCTACGACGCATTCGAGTATGGATTTGGTTACGCCGGCGAAGATGCTACTGTTAGTGCCGCCTACAACGGCGGTGAATATGTAGCGTTAGACGGGCTGTTTGATTATACAGATGTAGGTTTTAGATGTCGGAACCGGAACTGCCACCGCAGCCGGAAACTATGCCGGCTCAGTGAATAG